CATGGGGTGGTTGTGTGAATTAAACTGAGGTACTCCATGGTGGTCAGAGACTTGGTAAACTCCATGGATTATTTATGGAGTTCTAAGATGctacatgggagaaggcaatggcaccccactccagtactgttgcctggaaaatcccactgatggaggagcctggtaggctgcagtccatggggtcgctaagagtaggacatgactgagcgacttcactttcactttccgctttcatgcattggagaaggaaatggcaacccactccagtgtttttgcctggagaatcccatggacggagaagcctggtacgctgcagtccatggggtcgcacagagtcggacacgactgtagcgacttagcagcagcagcagcaagatgctaCATAGTCAACCTTATTAAGAGTCCCAGTGAATGCCTTTGGACTTATACATTCAGTTACCATGTTtattgggcttccttgtggcttagctgctaaagaatccacctgcaatgtgggagacctgggttggatccctgggttgggaagatcccctggagaagggaaaggctacccactctagtattctggcctggagaatcccatggactgtatagtccatggggtcgcaaagagtcgacacgactgagcgactttcccttcaCCACATTTATTAAGGACCCTCTCTGGGCCAGGTGCTGGGTGGATAGCAGTGACCAAGACTGACGTGTCTCTGCCAGACTAAGGTGACATTCCAGTGACAGTATCAGTGCCGAACACATCACACACTTGTGTAATTATAACTGGGGAAAGTGTCTCAGAGGAGAAGTGCCAGGGGCCATGAGATGGATGGACAGCTGTGCTGGCCTAGTCTGAAGAgtcaaggagggcttcctggaggaggagggtagGCCCTAAAGGACCAGCGAGAGTCAGCTGGAGGAAGAGCAGGTGCAGAGTTTCTAAGCAAAGCCTGGAGCAGGGCACAGCGGGTGGGGACTGGGGTGGATGGGGGCCGAGAAATgagcctggggaggtgggggtagcAACAGAGCACATTAAAGGTTTGGACCTTATTTTCCAGGGAAGTGACCTGATCAGACAGCTCTCTCTGCTGCTGTGCAGTGTAGGGGTGGGTGTGGCTACTGATGCTGTTCCCCTATCCTGGGGTGAGGATATGGAGGACTGGGCCAGGGTGGTGCCAAGGGATCGAGAGGAGGAGACGGATTTTCAAAGAATGTGGGTGCTCAGATTggatgaagaaagggaaagaggggaCGCCAGTGTGACTGCTGGCTTTTGGTTCAGGCAGGATGCAAGGAGGGAGTTTCTGGTGGTACCACTGACCAGGCAGGACTGAGATGAATGTTGCTATATTTCTGAGGGGAGGAtgcagatgggagggagggggaagctCATAGAATCCTAGTATGACAGGGCCTCAGGGAGCCTCCAGCCCCTGCAAGGGTGGGGACATAGAGGCCCGGAGATAAGAAGGACTCGCATTGGTTCATGGCCGCCATGGGGAGTGAACCCAGTATTCCTTTCCATTTGATTCCCACTTCCTCAGGAAGCTGGCTGTGACTCTCATTGTGTCCCCATCCTGCCTCTCTCCCGATCCAGGTCATCCCAGACTGGAAGGAGCAGGAGTGGGACCCCGAGAAGCCCAATGCCTACGCAGGCATCTTCCACTTCCACTTCTGGCGCTTCGGGGAGTGGGTGGATGTGGTCATCGATGACCGGCTGCCCACAGTCAACAACCAGCTCATCTACTGCCACTCTAGCTCCCGCAATGAGTTCTGGTGTGCCCTGGTGGAGAAGGCCTACGCCAAGTAGGTGccagtgggggtgggtgggtggctaGGCTGGGGTGGTGCTGTTCTTGGGCTTTGGAGGTCTTCATCTCGctgcagtcacacacacacagaagtgagGGGCAGGTGCAGACATAGCAAGTTCAGAGCCCAGTACCCAGAGCACAGCCAGCTGAACCTTCGCCAGGTGCGGTGGAGGCCGGACTGAAGGGCCCCTGGGTACCTTGTGTTAGGTCCTCATATAGTTACTTGCTTCTACTTGGGAAGACAGAGGCCCAGGCAGGTGTCCTGCAGGTAGCGGGGAGCAGAGCCAGCAGCTCCATTTCGGTCGACGGTTCTTTTCCAAAGACCCaagttgccaagccctccttggAGGCCTTGTTGGGGCTGTGctgtctccaagccaggctggtCGAGGAGGGTGGGCCAAACCCCTGCCTTTCCTGCTCCCTGGGCCTCCCTCTCCACCCATTGGTCTGTCTACCAGACTGTCCAGCCATTCTAGCTTTGCTGACTCCTCcttctgctctgtgccaggccctgtgttgCCAGCACAGGCTTGAGCAAAGGTTTGCTGAGCTGTGGAAGGCTTTGGGGTGGAGTGACCTGCCCAGGCCCTGCAGGACAGGTACAGCCTGGGGCAGGATGGGCAGCAGGGTCAGAGACCAGTTGCTGGCGCTGTAGGAGCCTCTCCCTGGTTCCTCTTTCCAGACGCATTTGTCCCTCTCCtgggacagtgtgtgtgtgtgtgtgtgtgtgtaaatgtaaagggaaaaaacaaaaaatccatcATCAAAAACAAACCCATTAAGGAAGCTTCCATTTTTAATCTTAAGAAAGCAAACCCGCCCCCTGGTGGTCACTTGGTCACCAGCTTCCTAGGTGCAGGCTCCTCTCCTCCCATTCTGGGAGACCCACTCAGTGACTCGGTAggcttgctctttttttttttttaataaaatttttattattttttaaaaagattttattattttaaaaaattttccagaatagaatatttatcattttgacCATGtataaatgtacagttcagtggcatcagTTAGTCACAATGCTTTGTACCCATCATCACTGTCTGTAGCCAGTATAGACAGTGATGGTGTTTCATCATCCTCCACATAAACTCTGTTACCCACTAAACAATAACTCCCTTTTTATCCCTTCTCCCAACCTTGGGAACCtccattctgctttttttctcAATGAATTTTCCTATTCCAGGCAGCTCATGTAAGTGGAATACTTGTCCTCCTGTGTCTGCCTTATCTCAATTAGCATAATCTTTTCTGGGTCCATCTGTTTAGCATATATGTTTCGCATATAGCTAAACTCTGcttctctttatggctgagcagtattctgTCGTATGTGTGTGCTGcgttttgtttatctgtttatctgttgatagacacttgcGTTGTCTCCACATGCTTAGTCTTAtgaatagtgttgctgtgaacactggTGTGCAAATATCTGTTCGAGTGTCCGCTTTCAGGTCTGTGTAATATAtatcgggttggccaaaaagctcatttgggtttttctgtaagatgttatggaaaaacctgaatgatctTTTCGGCCAATCCAGTCATATTGTAGttctgtgtttatatataaaaaaaaatttttgtagagtattttatttatttgttcattaattttgGTTGTGCcaggcagcatgcaggatcttagttccctgaccaggggttgaacccatgccacccgcattgggagcatggagtcttacccactggaccaccaggaaggtccctgTGTTTACACTTTTGAGTAACCACCAACTTGTTTTCCACAGAGGGCTGTACGATTTAtgcttgcttgttttctttttaaagtttgtttactttttaaattataaaatgaatacgTATCTGTTACAGCAAATCCAGAAAATACAGAAAGCCATGCAGAGGATAAAACTCTCCCATATTCCTACATGGTCTCCTAGGCCACTGCTCTCCCCTTCCCGGTTCTGGGCCATCTGGATTAATAAGTGCGGCAGCTCCTCTGCTCGGGACAGCATGACAGTGTCCCCTCAAGGCCCGCCCCCTCTGTGTGTCTCCATTTCCTCCCTTTGctctccccacaccctcctccaCCACTGGCAGCTCTTCTAACATCTTTGATGCCTCTTTTGTTTGTTGGTTACTTTGCAAAGCCTGTGCTGGTGTTCTGTGGGCTTATGAAAGGACATTTTGCCATATATCCCATTTTGCTACTCACATTCACATTTAGTATTCTGCCTTGAAGACCTTGACCCTAAAGGAGCCACAGCTGTGTCTCTAGCATCTGACATGTTGCCCCTGTGgtattgtgctcagttgctcagtcgtgcccaactctttgcaaccccatggacagtagcttgccgggctcctctgtccattctccaggcaaagataccggagtgggttgccatttcctactccaggagatcttcttgactccagggatagaacttgcatctcgtatgtctcctgcatttgcagacagattctttccacTTTGCCACCTGGAGTAGATACTTAATCTTTTTGAAATGAATTATTGTAATTGGAATCCGACTGTATTGCTTTTTCAAATGTTACAAGAAAGCACTAGCATTTTCCCCACAGTAAGAATTCCTTTAGTGTTTTGCTCAATGGCTGCTTAATGTTCCAGAGTTGAGATGCAGCATTAGCTTTTAAAACCAATTCCCTGTTGTTAGACATTTAGATGATTTCCAGTTGTACATTGTTAATAATGTTAGTCATCCAGAAATGATATGTCAAAAGACATATGAACTTTTAACAATTTGGAAAAGAATTGCTGGATTTCTAGACAGCTAGGTTTTGAAGATGAGGCTGTGAAGGCAAAGGGGAATTTGAGTGACAAAATGGTGTGGTTCATGGGATGGATGTTGGCCTCGGAGCCGGAGACCTGAGTTTTGGTATTGGCTCTGTTGTGtgacctgctgtgtgacctgagtGGTTCTcttgacctctctgagtctcagaaaTCTCCCCTATAAGGCTGGGGAATCTGAGCTAGGGGTTCTTTCCACGTTGCTTCCAGGCTGGCGGGCTGTTACCAGGCCCTGGATGGAGGCAACACGGCGGACGCGTTGGTGGACTTCACAGGTGGGGTTTCTGAGCCCATCGACTTGACCGAGGGTGACTTTGCCAACGACGAGGCCAAGAGGAACCAGCTCTTTGAGCGTGTGCTGAAAGTGCACAGCCGGGGAGGCCTCATCAGCGCCTCCATCAAGGTGAGTGCACAGAGACAACAAGCCCCAGAGGCTACCCCCACAACCCTTCATTGACctgactggggtggggggtgactgTGGCTTCCCAGGCAGATCCCCTACCCAGGCTGGCTCATAAATCAGACCCTCGGcctcctgggaggaggggagcagtTAGAGGGTGCAGCCTTTCCCCAGGGCTGGACAGCACAAGCCTTAGGCCCCCTGCCCTAAGGCCTTGCCCACACTGTTCAACCAGCACCCCCATTCTGGCCCTCTCCTGTTGGAGAGATGGGTGTCTGTATATTCGAGAGTCATCAGCCAAGCTTTGAAAAATCAAGCCATGAGGCGGCTGGAAGAGGGAAGGGAGCCCCTTCTGCCTGCTGGCACAGGCCCAGGAGCTACAAGAGGATCGTCTTATTTCACTGACTGCTCATGTTTTGGGTGGGAAAGCGGGGATTCAAGCAGAATTTGAACCCATGTTTGGCTGACCAAGTGGTGTTTTGATAAAACGATTATCTGGAAAATTAAAAAGCCCTGATTGTCTGacttctgtggtgtaaatactcccaccatggtTGATGTCGAGCTACTGTTTTAGCAGCCAGGTTGCAGAATTTCATCAGTGTTAGTGGACTCCAGCACAGCTGTGGGCTGACCCCACTGCAGGTCCCAGGCTTTGTAAAGGGCTGTGAATGCCAGGTCAGTCCCTAACCGCAGAGAAAGGAGGTCGTCGGGGCTGCCATTCCCGCCCCGTCCTATAGGGGGCGGTGTGCCCCCTGCTCCCGCTGGAGCCCGACAGGCCCCGCCTCTGAGCATCTGTGTCCCACAGGCAGTGACAGCGGCAGACATGGAGGCCCGGCTGGCGTGTGGCCTGGTGAAGGGCCACGCGTACGCCATCACGGATGTGCGCAAGGTGCGCCTGGGCCATGGCCTTCTGGCCTTCTTCAAGTCGGAGAAGCTGGACATGATCCGCCTGCGCAACCCCTGGGGCGAGCGGGAGTGGAACGGGCCCTGGAGCGACACGTGAGGCCcggggagagggagtgggtggggcGGTGAAAGGGGAAGCACAGGGCAGGCACCAGGTGGGAGGGCTGAGCGCCGGGGGCTTGGGCAAGGCCATGgcgggcttcctggaggaggtggcgcCAGGGCTGGGGCCTTGAAGGATTTGCGGGGAGGATGGCATTAGGAGAAGACTGTCTTTGGAGGGGGTTGTGGGGTGGATTCAGTGTGGGTGGAGGTCTGGAGGTAGGGAGGAGCTGATTCCTTAGGGGATGTAGAGACCCCTCCGGTGCAAGAGTGAGGAAAGCAGGAAGGGAGGCCACCAGGAGTGGGAATGGGAGCGACTGCCCTGTGCTTGGCTCATGTCCCTGGTGAGGCCAGGAGAGGAGTGGAGCCCAGACCCCCACTGAAGGAGCTCCCTTCATTGAGAGTCAGCTCCCCCTTCTCCCCGAGCCTGAAGCTTGGCTCCCAGACCCCCCAGGTCCTGGCAGCCCACCGTTACCTGCAAGAGTGGGCAGAGAAGGCTTCTTGGAGAGGGGCTGGGCATGGCCCTGTGCCCCTGACCATCCCCACACTGATGGAGGCCTGTTGCTGAGCCATCCCTCATGCCTCCTGTCCCTTGCCAGGGTGGCTTTGCTGGGGTTCCTCCTCTGATCCTCTCCCCTCTTGCCTCCCTGTGCTCACATCCCAGCTCAGAGGAGTGGCAGAAGGTGAGCAAGAGTGAGCGGGAGAAGTTGGGTGTGACCGTGCAGGATGACGGCGAGTTCTGGTGAGTGTGCCCTTGCCCAGGGCAGGTGTCCAGGGCTGAGAGGGGAGCCTCCTGTGTGCCAGGTAGGGAGCACTGGGCAGGATGGCAGGAGTCAGGGCTCTAGCCAATGCCTCATGGTCAACTTGtcgtgtgaccttggacaagtcacggCATCTCTTTGGGCCTGTTTCTGCCCCTGTGAAGTGAACTGGGCAGAATGGACCATTTTGTCCCCATGgtttcccacctcccacctcaggGGACCCTGTGCTGCTCTGGTACCCAGGCAGAGCCCTCAGCAAGTAGACCAGGTTACTAGACCAGGTACTAGTGGGCAATTGACCAGAGGACGTAGGGCACATGGCTGCCTGATGCCAAGAGCAGGTAGGAAGAGGAGAGGCCTCACAGAGGAGCTAAGACTCAGGGTGCAAAGGAGCCTTGTGGAGACCCAGCCCAGAGGCAAGAAAGCATGCTTGGGTTTGTGGAGAGTGAGTTCAGGGAGGCAAGGCAGGTTGGCTGGGAAGATCATAGCAGCCTGGCTTAAAGAGCATATTCATGATTTGTGCATTCATTCACtgttgcattcattcattctacattTAGCCCTGGCTGTATGCTAGGCTCAGTGTCTGTCTTCAGCAGGACACTTTATTTGGAGACTGAGGGGTACAGGGTACCCTGTGTGTGGGAGATGCTATGAGGGCTCCAGGCAGACCCAGAGGTACATGGCAATGATCTTGGCACCCTAGTGAGGTCCCCTCCTGAAGGTGTCAGGGGAGTCGCTGCAGGAGACCCACCTAGGCCCTCTGGTCTGGGCTCCTGTGGACGAGATCCACTTTGCCCAGTCTGGCTCAGGGGCCAGTTGAATTAAAACAGCAGTAGAAAACCCTCATTAGGAATGGGAAGAATTTCTCGTAAGGCCTTTCTTAAATATCTTCACCCTTGATGCATGTATGTGCATATTCTCATGTATGTGCACACTTGAAGGAGGGTgggcccttcccttcctcccacccaggctcctgGAGGGGTGGCAGCATCCTGGTCACTGCAGCTCACCTAGCAAGGGGTTCAAACCACTAGCCGTGGACTATAATGGATGGAAATATGCTTTAGAAACTGTAGAGGGCTGTACATATCAGTTATTCGTACTAGTAATGATTGTAACAGCCAGCCTTTGCCAACTCCTTTCTGCCAGAAGTTGTACTACATGTTTTTATTGAGTAGCTTAATTCCTGTGCAAACTCTGCGAAGTAGGCAGCTGCTGTTAGACTGATGCCCATTTTACAAAGCAGGAGACTGAGGCCACAAGAGACGTGAAGGGTCCCTGTGAAGCCATGTCTGCGCTTGCTGTGTGGGCCATGGTCCAGAGGGTGTGGGGCGAGTGGGTAGCTGGCGGGGAGGGGGACCGGCCAACTTAGCCCCTTGCCACACCCAGGATGACCTTCGAGGACTTGTGCCGCTACTTCACGGACATCATCAAGTGCCGTCTGATCAACACGTCTTACCTGAGCATCCACAAGACGTGGGAGGAGGCCCGGCTGCGTGGCGCCTGGACGCGGCACGAGGACCCACTGCAGAACCGAAGCGGGGGCTGCATCAACCACAAGGACAGCTTCTTCCAGAACCCGCAGGTGGGCCTCCCTGGGTTCCCCTGCCCACCGCCCCTCGAGCAGCTGTGGGGCCCCCGCCAAAGTCCTGCCATGGcctcctgtgtgaccctgggtacCTCCCTGCTCCTCCGTGGATCTCAGCACATCTGTTTGTACAGTGGGGTTGGATGGGCATGTTTGCATGGTCCTGTCACCCCCAGCCTCATGATTTCACCTGCACCTGGTCAAGACGAGGAAACAGGCCTGGAGGACTAATGAGTGTCCTGACAAGAGCTATAGGGATATTTTATTTAGAGGCTGGGCTCAGGCTCAGATCCCTTGTTTCCACACACAGTGCTGCTCCTTCCGGGGGAACTCAGCCAGGCTGACTCCCCAAAGGGACTCCTCCTCTGCAGCCTCCTTGGTCATGACCCTGGAACCCACCTAGTCCTCACTCCTGGTGTGCCTTCATTGAGCACCAGCTGCTCAGTGAAGTCTTAAAGCTGAGCATCCATCATCTCCCCAAGTCCTCCCACCCCACGTGCAGGGTTGGGCATTGTCAGCCCATCTCACAGATGagggactgaggctcagagaggtgatgtGACTCGCCCAAGCACACACAGCTTCCGGAGCCAGCTAGCCCATTTTCTTCGGTATGGTCTCACTGCATGTCCCTCTTTCTCTGCCCCACCCACAGTACATCTTTGATGTCAAAAAGCCCGAAGACGAAGTGCTGATTTCCATCCAGCAGCGGCCAAAACAGTCCACCCGCCGGGACGGCAAGGGTGAAAATCTAGCCATTGGCTTTGACATCTACAAGGTGAGGCCAGCTGCGGCTCTGCTCTGGGTGAGGAGAGTCTGAGCTGCCTGGGCCTGGGAGAGAACATTCTGGAACATTTTGGTCTCCGACCTCACCGTGTCACCCTGGACACGTTGGCTGATGCCCTGGGCATGCTGTGACATGGGTCCTGTTTCAGTCTCCACAGACGCCCAGCCTGCCTTGCATTGGCCCCATGGGAACTTGCAGCCTGACTTCTTCCTGCCCCAGAACCACAGGCTGTCTGGACAGAAAACGGGAGGATTGCTGGCGTTCGGGGCTGGGCTCTGGGAGGCCCCACGCTGCTCCCTCCCTCAGGGCTCTGGTCCCACTGAGTCGGAGGCCTTGCTGGGCACTGGGAGGAGGCTTCCTGGGCAGAGCCAGGTGGGGTTCCCACCGGCCACTCCCTGGCCCGGGGCCCCGAGACGTTCCACATGTTGTGATGCCCTGTGTTATGATGACATTCTGCATAGAGGGACAGTGTGGGCCTGCCAGACACCAAGAACCCAGTGAAACCACGTGTACCTGCTAAGGCCATGGCCTGAGCTGAGGCCCTGGCCTTTGGTATGCTGGGTCGTATTATGACAGTTTGTTCATGTCAGTGTGTTGGGACACTCACTGTGTGCTAATATTGTGACTTTGACGTGGCATGACCTTTGCTGATGTGACTGCATGGTGCATATTCCAAGAATGAAATGGTCTAGCATATCCTGTTAGCCGGTGATGTCATTTCTGGACACATGCTGTGACCTGGACAGACAGTGCTTCTTGGTTCTGTTATGATGTCAGAAACCCCACGGACATTGTCACCAGGGGGATTCCCATTGCCACTGCCTCCCACCCCAACGGCTTcatgagatataattcacagacCACGTGATTCACTCATAGAGTTGTACGGCCATCACCACATTCAACTTTAAGACACtttcatcacctccaaaagaAACCTCATGCCCTTTAGTCGACGTTACCCAATGTCATCCACCTGGCCCCCCACCGCTCCCCCAGCCCTAGGCAGAGGCTGGTCTACTTCTGACTGTAGATTTGCCTAGTCTGGTCATCAAGTGGGGGCAGAGTTGAGAGATGCAGGGTGGGATGAGAGGGGGGCTCTGTGAGACCCAGCGCTTCCGCCCCTGGCAGGTGGAGGAGAACCGCCAGTACCGCATGCACAGCCTGCAGCACAGGGCCGCCAGCTCCATCTACATCAACTCCCGCAGCGTCTTCCTGCGCACGGAGCAGCCCGAGGGCCGCTACGTCATCATCCCCACCACCTTCGAGCCAGGCCACACTGGCGAGTTCCTGCTCCGAGTCTTCACTGACGTGCCCTCCAACTGCCGGTGCGTGGGGGCCGGCCGGGGGCCAGGGTTGGCCGGGCCCAGGGCCACTCCAGGCTGACCCACCATATGCAGCCCAGACATGTTCAGTGTCGTCCCAAGGCGTGGAGCCTGGGCCTCCAGCCTCCCTGGGCTGACATCAGCACCCATCTCTTTtgcccttctctcctccctgtcCCAGCCTCTCTCATCCACGTGAAGGAACAACTGCTCACGTGTGCACAGCTCTTCACAGTTTACAAAAAAGCTTTCACTCATGCTGTTTGCTCTTCCTGAACGCTGGGTGGGAGGTCTGatgcttccattttacagatcagaatTGTGGATTGAGGTTGGGGGTAGTTTTCTGAGGTCATGCGGCTAGTGGTAGAGTCCTACTAGGTAGACCCTGAAGCCACCCCCAAGCCTGCCTCGGTGCATCCCTGTGCGTCCCCGCCCTGCCCTCCCACCTGGTAGGCAGCCCAGAGTCCCACATCCCAGACTGGGGAGGCAGCTTGTGGAATCAGTGGACCTCGGTCCGGCCAG
Above is a genomic segment from Bos javanicus breed banteng chromosome 15, ARS-OSU_banteng_1.0, whole genome shotgun sequence containing:
- the CAPN5 gene encoding calpain-5 isoform X2 is translated as MFSCVKPYENQNYSALKRACLRRKVLFEDPNFPATDDSLYYKGSPGPTVRWKRPKVIPDWKEQEWDPEKPNAYAGIFHFHFWRFGEWVDVVIDDRLPTVNNQLIYCHSSSRNEFWCALVEKAYAKLAGCYQALDGGNTADALVDFTGGVSEPIDLTEGDFANDEAKRNQLFERVLKVHSRGGLISASIKAVTAADMEARLACGLVKGHAYAITDVRKVRLGHGLLAFFKSEKLDMIRLRNPWGEREWNGPWSDTSEEWQKVSKSEREKLGVTVQDDGEFWMTFEDLCRYFTDIIKCRLINTSYLSIHKTWEEARLRGAWTRHEDPLQNRSGGCINHKDSFFQNPQYIFDVKKPEDEVLISIQQRPKQSTRRDGKGENLAIGFDIYKVEENRQYRMHSLQHRAASSIYINSRSVFLRTEQPEGRYVIIPTTFEPGHTGEFLLRVFTDVPSNCRELRLDEPPRTCWSSLCGYPQQVTQVHVLGAAGLKDSPTGANSYVIIKCEGDKVRSAVQKGTSTPEYDVKGVFYRKKPSQPITVQIWNHRVLKDEFLGQVDLKANADDLQALHTLHVRDRNSRQPSDLPGTVAVRVLSSASLTAV
- the CAPN5 gene encoding calpain-5 isoform X1, with amino-acid sequence MFSCVKPYENQNYSALKRACLRRKVLFEDPNFPATDDSLYYKGSPGPTVRWKRPKDICEDPRLFVDGISSHDLHQGQVGNCWFVAACSSLASRESLWQKVIPDWKEQEWDPEKPNAYAGIFHFHFWRFGEWVDVVIDDRLPTVNNQLIYCHSSSRNEFWCALVEKAYAKLAGCYQALDGGNTADALVDFTGGVSEPIDLTEGDFANDEAKRNQLFERVLKVHSRGGLISASIKAVTAADMEARLACGLVKGHAYAITDVRKVRLGHGLLAFFKSEKLDMIRLRNPWGEREWNGPWSDTSEEWQKVSKSEREKLGVTVQDDGEFWMTFEDLCRYFTDIIKCRLINTSYLSIHKTWEEARLRGAWTRHEDPLQNRSGGCINHKDSFFQNPQYIFDVKKPEDEVLISIQQRPKQSTRRDGKGENLAIGFDIYKVEENRQYRMHSLQHRAASSIYINSRSVFLRTEQPEGRYVIIPTTFEPGHTGEFLLRVFTDVPSNCRELRLDEPPRTCWSSLCGYPQQVTQVHVLGAAGLKDSPTGANSYVIIKCEGDKVRSAVQKGTSTPEYDVKGVFYRKKPSQPITVQIWNHRVLKDEFLGQVDLKANADDLQALHTLHVRDRNSRQPSDLPGTVAVRVLSSASLTAV